The genomic segment GGGGTGGCTCTGCGGCTGCGGTCCTGGGTGGACGTGGGCACCCTGGTGCTGATCGGGGCGTTTCAGCTGATGACGGTGCCGGTGGCGGCGCACATGGTGGGGCGGGCCGCGTACCGCACCGGCCAGGTGCGCGGCGACCAGCTGGTCCTCGACGAGCTGGACGATCATCTGACCCGACCCGACCCCGGCTGAGTCCAACCGGTAAGTTCGATATGTGACAAATGCTCGGATCGTCGGAGCACTGCGGTCCCTGGAATCCACCGTCCTGGCCCGCCAGGGCATGGCGCTGCCCCTGCTGGCCATCGCGGTCGTCTCCGCGGCCGACCTCGCGGCCGGCCGGGACCACTACATCGGGCCCGGAATGGTGGTCGCCCCGGCGCTGGCCGGCATCACGACGACCTGGCGGCGCACCCTGCTCGTCGCCGTCCTCGGCCTCGTCGCGCAGACCGCGCTCGCGCCGTACAACGGGGTCACCCAGGTCCGCGACTGGGTTCTGCTCACCGGCCAGCTCGCCACCTACATCGTGGTCAGCCTGGTCAGCGCCTACATCGCCTGGCGGCGCGAGACCGGGCAGCGGGCCTTCACCGCGATCACCTCGGTCGCGGAGGCCGCCCAGCGCGCCCTGCTGCGGCCCCCCGGCGACCGGGTCGGTGACGTCCGGCTCGCCGTCCGGTACGTCTCGGCGGCGGACGCGGCCCAGATCGGCGGCGACCTGTACTCCGTCCTGGACACCCCGCACGGCGTGCGCGCGCTCATCGGCGACGTCCGCGGCAAGGGCCTGGACGCCGTCCAGACGTCGGCGGTCGTGCTCGGCGCGTTCCGCGAGGCCGCGTACGACGAGGGCGGACTGACCTGCGTCGCGCAGCGCGTCGAGGCGAGCGTGCAGCGCCATGTCGTCTCCGGCGAGTTCGCCACCGCCCTCTTCGCCGAGTTCGACGGCCCCGGCTCCGTCGAGTTCCTGCACTACGGCCATGTGGCACCGCTGCGCATCACCCCGGACGGAACGGTGACGACGCTGAACCCGCCGGACCCCTGGGTGCCGCTGGGCCTCGGCCGGCTGGTCAAGGGGACGGCCGTGCCCTGGCGGTCACCGCTCGGCGGCGAGGACGTGCTCGTGCTGTGCACGGACGGGGTGATCGAGGCCCGCAGCCCGGTGGACGGCTCCTTCTACCCCCTCGCCGAACGGGTCGGGGCCCTGGTGGCGGGGCTGGCCCAGAACCTGGAGGAGGCCGTCGAGCGCGTCTACGCCGACCTGCTGCGCCACGCCGGCGGCTCCCTCGGCGACGACGTCGTCCTCCTGCTGCTCGCGCCCGCCCGGCCCCCGGCGCGGCCGGTCTGAGGCGGAACCGGGGACACCGCCGGTACGACCCCGCCGCGTGGCTGGAAGCATCGCACTGAGTACCCACTCGATGACGTGTCGTCAAGATGCCCTAGCGGCAAGGCGTTCGCCTGTTCTAGGGTTACTCCGTGGCCCTGGACCCCGGCCCCGCTCCAGGCGGAGCCCGGCAGGGCTCAAGTGCCTCCAACTCTGCAGGACGTGGACCGGCGTCATGGCGAAGCTTGCGGCGATCTCGCGACTCCCCCTCTCCGACCCGCGGCGTTCGACTCTCGACGTCTCCTGGACGTTCTCGCTGCACCGCACCCCGGGGAGCGATGAGCTGGCCGCCAGGATGACGTGCGCCGCGCTCGACACCCTGGGGCCGTACGGGCAGGTCAGCGCGCAACTGGCCACCGCGATCGCCCTGGCGTGCGGCTATGTCGTCGAGCACGGGTTCGCGCACCGGTACCGCGTGACCCTGGGTGTGGACGGGGCGCGGTGCACGGTCTCGGTGACCGATTACGGCTACGACAAACCGCTCACGGTCCCGCCCGACCCACCGCATTCGTACGCCGCGACGGCCCTGTGCCAGCAGCTCGCCCACCCCACGGAGAACGGAGCGCGGATCGACGGTGTGCAGGTGCACCACGCCACCGACGGAGCGGTCCTGATCCGCTTCCGCGCCCTGCTTCCCGCCTCCGCGGCCGAGGCCGCCGACGACTCCGCCCCAGGGCTCCCCCAGCCTCCCCCGGCCGCGCCGGACCACTCCCGCAGTCCAGGCGCCCGAGGGTGAGGTGCGCCCGGCCGGCGGCTCCGGGGGGAGCGGGTCGCCGGCCGGGCGCGAATGACGTGCGGCGGCGGTCAGTCCTGATGTGATCCGGTCAGCGCGGCAAAGACGACCACGTTCGCCGAGTACGCGCGCTTCTCCTGGTCGAACGTGCCACCGCAGGTGATCAGCCGCAGTTCCGGCCGGCTGCCCGCGCCGTAGACCCGGTCCGCGGAGAAGTGGTCCTTGTCGACGACCTCGACGCCTTCGACCGTGAACTCCGCGACGGAGCCGTCCGCCCGCTGGATGTCCACCTCGGCGCCCGGCGTCACCGTGCTCAGCCCGTAGAAGACCGCGGGCCTGGTCTCGGTGTCGACATGGCCGACGAGCAGCGCCGCGCCCGCCGCACCCGGCGCCGGACCGCCGCGGAACCAGCCGGCGACGTCCGGGGTGCTGTACGGCGGCGGGTCCACCGCACCGTTCGCCAGGCCCCGTTCGACGATCCCGGCGTGCAGCCCGATCGACGCGATGTC from the Streptomyces sp. RKAG293 genome contains:
- a CDS encoding class F sortase, with translation MPDEERTSVSGRTWAAVAMGLVLFAAWLMGHPGDGVDPAGPGGQPAAGSADRPPQVYAPHLPLPDSKPVRVDIASIGLHAGIVERGLANGAVDPPPYSTPDVAGWFRGGPAPGAAGAALLVGHVDTETRPAVFYGLSTVTPGAEVDIQRADGSVAEFTVEGVEVVDKDHFSADRVYGAGSRPELRLITCGGTFDQEKRAYSANVVVFAALTGSHQD
- the mnhG gene encoding monovalent cation/H(+) antiporter subunit G, whose amino-acid sequence is MTAPDWGSVCDWAAAVFLLLGAALCFVAGVGLLRLPDTLTRMHAATKPQVLGLLLVLAGVALRLRSWVDVGTLVLIGAFQLMTVPVAAHMVGRAAYRTGQVRGDQLVLDELDDHLTRPDPG
- a CDS encoding PP2C family protein-serine/threonine phosphatase, which encodes MTNARIVGALRSLESTVLARQGMALPLLAIAVVSAADLAAGRDHYIGPGMVVAPALAGITTTWRRTLLVAVLGLVAQTALAPYNGVTQVRDWVLLTGQLATYIVVSLVSAYIAWRRETGQRAFTAITSVAEAAQRALLRPPGDRVGDVRLAVRYVSAADAAQIGGDLYSVLDTPHGVRALIGDVRGKGLDAVQTSAVVLGAFREAAYDEGGLTCVAQRVEASVQRHVVSGEFATALFAEFDGPGSVEFLHYGHVAPLRITPDGTVTTLNPPDPWVPLGLGRLVKGTAVPWRSPLGGEDVLVLCTDGVIEARSPVDGSFYPLAERVGALVAGLAQNLEEAVERVYADLLRHAGGSLGDDVVLLLLAPARPPARPV